A single window of Methylacidimicrobium sp. AP8 DNA harbors:
- the accC gene encoding acetyl-CoA carboxylase biotin carboxylase subunit produces the protein MFSKVLIANRGEIAVRIIRACRELGVRTLVVYSDADRDSLAVRWADEAICIGPGPAASSYLRVDRIISAAEIGDVDAIHPGYGFLAENANFAEICASCNIRFIGPSASAIAKVGNKVQARFHARKIGVPVPAGSEGIVESEQEALKAARRIGFPVVLKAVAGGGGKGMRVTHNEVSLVQGFHAARIEAEKAFGDGSLYVEKLIEDPHHVEIQVVGDQKGRVIHLGERDCSIQRKNQKLLEEAPSPILDAGLRKKMGRAAVRLAESIRYENVGTVEFLVDGAGNFYFIEMNARIQVEHPVTEQAYGIDLVKEQIKIAAGYPLDRSWEGREPVQHAIEMRINAEDVWQDFRPSPGRIEALQFPGGPGVRVDSHLFPGATIPPYYDSMLAKIIASGQTREDALARLERALDEFVLEGVKTTVPLGKAILQDPDFRRGCYSTAFLPRLLASKGAERGERP, from the coding sequence ATGTTTAGCAAGGTCCTCATTGCGAACCGAGGGGAGATCGCCGTCCGGATCATCCGGGCCTGTCGCGAGCTCGGGGTGAGGACCTTGGTCGTCTATTCGGATGCGGATCGGGATTCCTTGGCGGTACGTTGGGCGGACGAGGCCATCTGCATCGGACCCGGCCCGGCGGCGTCGAGCTACCTCCGTGTCGATCGGATCATCAGCGCCGCAGAGATCGGGGATGTGGATGCCATTCATCCGGGATATGGATTTCTTGCGGAAAACGCCAACTTCGCCGAGATCTGCGCCAGCTGCAACATCCGGTTCATCGGGCCGTCGGCGTCCGCGATCGCGAAGGTCGGCAACAAGGTGCAGGCCCGCTTCCATGCCCGGAAGATCGGCGTTCCTGTTCCCGCCGGGAGCGAAGGGATCGTCGAAAGCGAACAGGAAGCGTTGAAGGCCGCGCGACGGATCGGTTTCCCGGTCGTGCTCAAGGCTGTGGCCGGGGGTGGCGGAAAGGGCATGCGGGTGACCCACAACGAGGTGAGCCTCGTGCAAGGGTTTCATGCTGCGCGGATCGAAGCGGAAAAGGCCTTCGGGGATGGAAGCCTTTACGTGGAGAAGCTGATCGAGGATCCCCACCACGTCGAGATTCAGGTCGTCGGGGATCAGAAGGGGCGGGTCATCCATCTGGGCGAGAGAGACTGCTCGATCCAGCGGAAGAATCAAAAGCTCTTGGAAGAGGCGCCGTCGCCGATCTTGGATGCCGGGCTGCGAAAAAAAATGGGCCGGGCAGCCGTACGCTTGGCGGAGTCGATCCGCTACGAAAACGTGGGCACGGTCGAGTTCCTCGTAGACGGAGCGGGGAATTTCTACTTTATCGAGATGAACGCCCGCATCCAGGTGGAGCATCCGGTAACCGAGCAGGCCTACGGGATCGATCTGGTGAAGGAGCAGATCAAGATCGCCGCGGGCTACCCGCTGGACAGGAGTTGGGAAGGACGGGAACCCGTGCAGCACGCAATCGAGATGCGCATCAACGCCGAGGATGTCTGGCAGGATTTTCGGCCGTCTCCCGGGCGGATCGAAGCGCTGCAATTCCCCGGCGGCCCGGGCGTCCGAGTCGATTCCCATCTATTTCCCGGAGCGACGATCCCCCCCTACTACGATTCGATGCTAGCAAAAATCATTGCTTCTGGCCAGACGCGGGAAGATGCCTTGGCGCGCTTGGAGCGGGCTTTGGACGAGTTTGTGCTCGAAGGGGTCAAGACGACAGTCCCCTTGGGGAAGGCCATCCTTCAAGACCCCGACTTCCGCCGGGGCTGCTACTCGACCGCGTTCCTGCCGCGGCTGCTGGCTTCCAAGGGCGCGGAAAGGGGAGAGCGGCCGTGA
- the thiE gene encoding thiamine phosphate synthase has product MNPEERRWLRKLRLRQARLYGIIDLGVLGTRDPLAAAEKMVAGGIDILQLRAKGCAPQSVERLAVALQGIAEAGGVLFFVNDWPQLARRSNADGVHLGQEDLRNEEARRILAEGQLIGRSTHSLEQALTAERDGADYIAVGPIFPTPTKPEARPVGLPLIREVGRRIKKPFFCIGGIRKENLREVMDAGGDRVVMVSAILQAPDIEGYCREVAAMLGPKGLLAGG; this is encoded by the coding sequence GTGAACCCGGAAGAAAGACGGTGGCTGCGCAAGCTGCGGCTTCGGCAGGCACGCCTTTATGGAATTATCGATCTGGGGGTGCTAGGGACGCGCGACCCGCTGGCGGCGGCCGAGAAAATGGTAGCCGGAGGGATCGACATCCTCCAGCTGCGGGCAAAAGGTTGCGCGCCGCAGTCCGTGGAGCGGCTCGCCGTCGCTTTGCAAGGGATCGCCGAGGCGGGTGGGGTCCTTTTTTTCGTCAACGACTGGCCCCAGCTGGCGCGCCGGAGCAACGCGGACGGCGTACACCTCGGTCAGGAGGATCTCCGGAACGAGGAGGCGCGCCGGATTTTAGCGGAGGGCCAGCTAATCGGAAGGTCGACGCATTCGCTCGAGCAGGCATTAACCGCGGAGCGGGACGGGGCGGACTACATTGCAGTGGGGCCCATCTTCCCCACGCCGACAAAGCCGGAAGCCCGGCCCGTCGGTCTGCCCCTGATCCGAGAAGTGGGGCGGAGGATCAAGAAGCCGTTCTTCTGCATCGGAGGAATCCGGAAGGAGAATCTGCGCGAGGTGATGGACGCCGGGGGGGATCGAGTCGTGATGGTCTCGGCGATACTGCAGGCTCCGGATATCGAGGGATATTGCCGCGAGGTCGCGGCGATGCTCGGCCCGAAGGGCCTTTTGGCGGGAGGCTAG
- the tsf gene encoding translation elongation factor Ts — MKEPIGVELIKELREKTGAGIMDCKRAIEKSGGELEAAEKWLWKQGIAKAQKKSARETPEGVIASYIHVGEKVGVLVEVNCETDFVARNSAFRDLVKDITLQIAAANPRYVSRDQVPEAEIERVRREIAAENAGKPAAILEKIVTGRLEKYFATHCLLEQAFIKDQNATVRDVLAAKIGQIGENIVVRRFVRYQLGEPLS; from the coding sequence ATGAAAGAACCGATCGGGGTCGAACTCATCAAAGAGCTTCGGGAGAAAACCGGAGCGGGCATCATGGACTGCAAGCGGGCGATCGAGAAGTCCGGCGGGGAGTTGGAGGCTGCCGAGAAGTGGCTCTGGAAGCAGGGGATCGCCAAGGCGCAGAAAAAGTCCGCGCGCGAAACCCCGGAAGGGGTCATCGCTTCCTACATTCATGTCGGGGAGAAGGTAGGCGTTCTTGTGGAGGTGAACTGTGAGACCGACTTCGTGGCCCGGAACTCCGCTTTCCGCGATCTGGTCAAGGATATCACCCTCCAAATCGCCGCCGCGAATCCCCGCTATGTGAGCCGGGACCAGGTGCCCGAAGCGGAAATCGAGCGGGTGCGCCGGGAAATTGCCGCCGAGAACGCCGGAAAGCCTGCCGCGATCTTGGAGAAGATCGTGACCGGAAGGCTGGAAAAGTATTTTGCGACGCACTGCCTCCTGGAGCAGGCCTTCATCAAGGATCAGAACGCGACGGTGCGCGACGTGCTGGCGGCGAAGATTGGCCAGATCGGGGAAAATATCGTCGTTCGGCGGTTTGTCCGCTACCAACTAGGCGAGCCTTTGTCCTGA
- a CDS encoding zinc-binding dehydrogenase, protein MLANANLGKDCDITGPGGKAVVIGCRGLVEIDPRGWIPRDLSILGMSLFSASPAERRIIAAGVAARRQDGVLRPVIRALLPMSAAAQAQRLVMEPGAFGKIILVPPAAVADG, encoded by the coding sequence ATGTTGGCAAATGCCAACCTCGGCAAGGATTGCGACATTACCGGCCCCGGGGGAAAGGCGGTCGTCATCGGTTGCCGCGGCCTGGTCGAGATCGACCCGCGGGGATGGATTCCCCGGGATCTTTCCATCCTGGGGATGTCGCTCTTCTCGGCTTCTCCCGCCGAACGGCGCATCATCGCGGCGGGGGTGGCGGCCCGGCGACAGGACGGGGTGCTCCGGCCCGTCATTCGCGCTCTCCTGCCGATGAGCGCCGCGGCGCAGGCGCAGAGGCTCGTGATGGAGCCGGGAGCCTTCGGGAAGATCATCCTGGTTCCCCCGGCTGCGGTCGCAGACGGCTAA
- a CDS encoding molybdopterin-binding protein: protein MQTSARNCFSGKVVGIKKGPILAELEIAVSQQTLVVSHIPFATLSEMGLAVGSPVRALIKASQVILFSEDPELRLSTRNRFCGSVSALHQGAVNTEVIVQIENDLSLVAIVTNESAKELDLQVGGRVGTAFTPSSVLLAAEA from the coding sequence ATGCAGACCAGCGCGCGCAACTGTTTTTCCGGCAAGGTGGTGGGCATTAAAAAAGGGCCCATCCTCGCCGAGCTGGAAATCGCCGTCAGCCAACAGACCTTGGTCGTTTCGCACATCCCCTTCGCCACCCTCTCCGAGATGGGGCTGGCCGTCGGTTCCCCGGTGCGAGCCCTCATCAAGGCTTCCCAGGTGATCCTGTTCTCCGAGGACCCCGAGCTTCGTCTGAGCACGCGAAACCGGTTCTGCGGATCGGTGTCCGCCCTCCACCAGGGTGCTGTCAACACCGAGGTGATCGTCCAGATCGAAAACGACCTCTCCCTGGTTGCGATCGTCACCAACGAGTCGGCAAAGGAACTCGACCTCCAGGTCGGCGGCCGAGTAGGCACCGCGTTCACTCCGTCCAGCGTGCTGCTCGCCGCCGAGGCGTAG